CCGACTTCGTCGAGATGTTCGTCGGCGTCGGCGCGTCGCGCGTCCGCGACCTCTTCGAGCAGGGGAAGAAGAACGCGCCCTGCATCATCTTCATCGACGAGATCGACGCGGTGGGCCGGCACCGGGGCGCGGGCCTCGGCGGCGGGCACGACGAGCGCGAGCAGACGCTCAACGCTCTCCTCGTCGAGATGGACGGGTTCGAGACGAGCGAGGGCGTCATCATGATCGCGGCGACGAACCGCCCCGACGTCCTCGACCCGGCCCTGCTGCGTCCCGGCCGGTTCGACCGGCGCGTCGTCGTCGACCGTCCGGATCTGAAGGGACGCGAAGCGATCCTCAAGGTTCACACCCGCCAGATCCCGCTGTCGGAGAGCGTGGACTTGTTGGTGATCGCCCGCGGCACGCCCGGGTTCTCGGGCGCGGACCTCGCGAACCTCGTCAACGAGGCGGCGCTGATGGCCGCGCGCTTCGACAAGAAGAAGGTCGAGATGACCGACTTCGAGTTCGCGAAGGACAAGGTCCTGATGGGCCCCGAGCGCAAGACGCTCATCATGAGCGAGGCGGAGAAGAGGAACACCGCGTATCATGAGGGAGGGCACGCGCTGATCGCGGCGATCCTCCCCGACGCCGACCCGCTGCACAAGGTCACGATCATCCCGCGCGGACAGGCCCTCGGGCTCACGATGCAGCTCCCCTCCGAGGACAAGTACTCGTACACGAAGGAATTCCTCGACGCGACGATCACGGTGATGATGGGCGGGCGGATCGCCGAGGAGCTCTTCAGCGGCCACATGACGACGGGCGCCGGCAACGACTTCGAGAAGGCGACCGAGATGGCCCGCAAGATGGTCTGCGAGTGGGGCATGAGCAGCATGGGCCCCCTCACGTTCGGAAAGCCCGATCAGGAGATCTTCCTGGGCCGCGACCTGGGGCGTCGCCCCGATTACTCGGAGGCGACCGCGATCCAGATCGACAACGAGGTCAAGCGGATCGTGACGAGCGCGTACGAGCGCGGCCGAAAGCTGATCGAGGAGAACCAGAAAGCGATGCACCGCATCGCCAAGACGCTCCTCGAGAAGGAAGTCCTCGACGGCGAGGAGATCCTCGCGATCATCGCCGAGGAGAGCGGCACCGACATTTCGAAGCTTCGCAAGAGCGGGCCTCCGAAGCCGCCGCCCGTCGCTCCGCCGGGAGCGCCCGCGACGGCGGGGACGCCGGGCGGGCTGGTTCCGGAACCCGCCTGACCGTCGCGGAAGCTCGCTCGGGGACCGAGAGCGCGTGCCCGTCGCGCGGCTCGTCGAACGAGCGACTCGACCGCGCGGACGGGCACCCCCTCGCCGCGCTTCCGCTCCCGCGTCGCGAGTCGTCCCGCGCAGGGATTGCGCGAGACTTCGTCGCGCCGCGAAGGGGCCGAGGAACCGGAGATCTCACTGCTTCTCACGGACCTCTGCGGTCTGCCATTCTCGCTGCGGAACGAACACTTCCGCGATAATCCGCTCCGTGGAGTGGCGAGGAATCCTCGACGGCCGGCCGCTGCCGATCCTCATGGGGATCGTCAACGTCACGCCCGACTCCTTCTCCGACGGCGGCTCGTACCCCTCCGTCGAAGCGGCGGTCGAGCACGGTCTCCGGCTCGCGCAAGAAGGCGCGGCGATACTCGACGTCGGCGGCGAATCGACGCGCCCGCCGGTCTACGGCGCCGCCGCGGAGGTATCCGCCGCGGAAGAGATCGGACGGGTCGTCCCGGTGGTCGAAGCGCTCGCGGGGCGGGCCGGCGTGCCGGTCTCGATCGACACCCGAAAGGCGGCCGTCGCGCGCGCGGCGCTCGCCGCCGGGGCGTCGATCGTCAACGACGTGACGGCGCTCCGCCACGACCCGGGATCCGGCGCGGCCGCGGCCGACGCCGGCGCCCTGGTGGTGCTGATGCACATGCGCGGGACCGACCCGCGCACGATGCAGAACGATCTGTCGTATTCCGCGCCGATCGAAGAGATCGCCGTCC
The window above is part of the Thermoanaerobaculia bacterium genome. Proteins encoded here:
- the ftsH gene encoding ATP-dependent zinc metalloprotease FtsH, whose product is MNSTVKNFLLWMVILVVIILAWNVFRGGAPGTREMTFSDFLDAVHTEKVDEVTIRGQEIHGILKGGPGAKPAEFKTYAPSYPDLVKELRESKVKIKADEPKDSTLTAMLLSWAPLIVLIVIWVVIMRQMQMGGNKALSFGKSRAKLLTPNQKKVTFKDVAGCDEAKVELQEIIEFLKDPGKFQKLGGKIPKGVLLMGSPGTGKTLLAKAIAGEANVPFFSISGSDFVEMFVGVGASRVRDLFEQGKKNAPCIIFIDEIDAVGRHRGAGLGGGHDEREQTLNALLVEMDGFETSEGVIMIAATNRPDVLDPALLRPGRFDRRVVVDRPDLKGREAILKVHTRQIPLSESVDLLVIARGTPGFSGADLANLVNEAALMAARFDKKKVEMTDFEFAKDKVLMGPERKTLIMSEAEKRNTAYHEGGHALIAAILPDADPLHKVTIIPRGQALGLTMQLPSEDKYSYTKEFLDATITVMMGGRIAEELFSGHMTTGAGNDFEKATEMARKMVCEWGMSSMGPLTFGKPDQEIFLGRDLGRRPDYSEATAIQIDNEVKRIVTSAYERGRKLIEENQKAMHRIAKTLLEKEVLDGEEILAIIAEESGTDISKLRKSGPPKPPPVAPPGAPATAGTPGGLVPEPA
- the folP gene encoding dihydropteroate synthase, translated to MEWRGILDGRPLPILMGIVNVTPDSFSDGGSYPSVEAAVEHGLRLAQEGAAILDVGGESTRPPVYGAAAEVSAAEEIGRVVPVVEALAGRAGVPVSIDTRKAAVARAALAAGASIVNDVTALRHDPGSGAAAADAGALVVLMHMRGTDPRTMQNDLSYSAPIEEIAVHLSDAAARAQAAGIPAGRIALDPGLGFGKSASHNLLLIARLRRFCELGFPIVVGASRKGFTARYSGLPADAPPRLRLAGSLAAAAEAAARGASVVRVHDVAATRRFFETLRAGAPGPEAAAKAGASPEAYAQMETALREAAGPDSGADRIGR